A stretch of the Roseofilum reptotaenium CS-1145 genome encodes the following:
- a CDS encoding sensor histidine kinase yields MVDKGLEVSSSSDHRHGACSNPEMLTVMAAIANAILYEELESARAQSEETSRLKQQLLNKVSHEFRTPLNGMIGFLKLILDGMADDPEDQMEFVQEAHNSALRLLNHIEDFLDLAKLQAGEMTIELSSIHLDELLRDVEKFTRSKAEEKGLEYSISAPPTRDEAIVVGNYQGLLQVMLNLIGNAIKFTHEGEITIRGQAIPQKYSALGREYPGFVKLIISDTGIGVALDKQNKLFEAFYKVDGSNTSRYEGTGIGLTISQGLMESMGCEIDFFSMGEGLGSTVTLTVPLQQLPILIKD; encoded by the coding sequence TTCAAGTTCTGACCATCGGCATGGGGCTTGCTCTAATCCAGAGATGTTAACAGTGATGGCGGCGATCGCCAATGCTATCCTTTACGAAGAACTCGAATCAGCCCGAGCGCAAAGCGAAGAAACCTCACGACTTAAACAGCAACTTCTGAATAAGGTTTCCCATGAGTTTAGAACACCGCTCAATGGCATGATTGGTTTTCTAAAGCTTATCCTTGATGGTATGGCTGACGATCCCGAAGACCAAATGGAGTTTGTTCAAGAAGCTCATAACTCAGCGCTGCGACTGTTGAATCATATCGAGGACTTTCTGGATTTAGCGAAACTCCAAGCTGGCGAAATGACGATTGAGCTAAGTTCAATCCATCTGGATGAGCTATTGAGAGATGTAGAAAAGTTTACCCGATCTAAAGCCGAGGAGAAAGGTTTAGAGTATAGTATTTCTGCTCCCCCGACCCGAGATGAGGCGATCGTGGTGGGTAATTATCAAGGACTGCTACAAGTGATGTTAAATCTGATCGGTAATGCGATTAAGTTTACCCATGAGGGGGAAATTACGATTCGAGGACAAGCGATCCCTCAAAAATATTCCGCCCTAGGACGCGAGTACCCTGGATTTGTCAAGCTGATTATATCGGATACCGGCATTGGTGTGGCTCTAGACAAGCAAAACAAGCTATTTGAGGCATTTTACAAAGTTGATGGATCGAATACGTCCAGATACGAAGGTACGGGCATTGGATTAACGATTTCCCAAGGATTGATGGAGTCCATGGGATGTGAAATTGATTTCTTTAGTATGGGGGAAGGATTGGGATCGACTGTAACTTTAACGGTTCCTCTGCAACAATTACCGATCCTGATTAAGGACTAG